DNA from Coffea arabica cultivar ET-39 chromosome 10c, Coffea Arabica ET-39 HiFi, whole genome shotgun sequence:
CAGGGAAGAAGCAATGCAGTGGAAAAGAAAGGATGGAGCTCAGTCAAGTCATATTTGTGTGGTGATGAATGTGCTTCGGTCCTGGGAGAAAACGATTCAGCTTCATTCGGACAGCTTGAGATCAGCTCAGTTGTCGCCGAGGAGAATTCGGCTCAGACAACCAGACTATGTCAAATTCATTCAGACTTTACAGAGGAAGATACAGCTTCCTTCAAGAGTTCCGAAGCCACTGTAACTCAACCCATCATACGAGAAATCCCAGACAAAAGCGATAAAAAGAACATTTCGAACAATCAAGAACTTTGGGGAGTGAAGCAAAACTCAGCCTATCAGCTCTTTCAGCAAGAAGATGCTGCCATGACCATTCAGTCAGCATTCAGAAATTATCTGGTCAATTCACCCGTATTACAAGATATTAGTCTACTTCAGTATAAAACTGATTGTTTTCATTGActcttattttaaaaaaagaaaaattcgtTAGATTCAATAACcagcaagaaattcaagataatTGAAGATCACGGTGATCTTAAACATTACGGGTTTCTCCAACTAGTAGGGCCATTCAATGATGAAATACTTGTTTCATGTAGTTTGTAACCTGGCGTGGGTGCTTGAATTTTCAGGCCAGGTGTTCCTCTCGGATGAAGGTGAATGATGGAAAGCAAGAGATCATTGTGCACACAGCAATTCCAAGCCCAGAGTCTCTAAGCTCATCAATAAAAGTTCAAACAGGTGAGTCAACAGGCACATCTGTAGTTGATGTTGAAAGCATTAGCCTCAACCAGCCAATGCAAAAGCGTGCAAGAGTCCAAGCGGCAAAGCTGCAGGTAAACCCCAAAAAAGAACTTAAGACACATCTTTTGGAGTTTTAGCTGCAAAATACATGCATCTTCAAAAGACGAAACCTGGAGTTATAGATGAATCTTATAGCTTCCAACTAAGATTCACCAAAATGTAAGCAGTTGGGACAATAAAAGGGATGTAATTGGACAGTACATTGATGCGAGAGGCTTAACTTTCTTTTCGCATGTTCCTATCACTAATTCAAGGTTCATTTGCTGACCATATAGTTGTGACTAAACCTATCAAATTGAGTTTATGGTCCTGCTGAGTTACGGCTGCTCACTAAAAATGTCATCATCTTTGATTgctcttttcttctctcttaTGCAACACCCGACATTATCATACAAAAAGCTTAGCATAATCTTTGTCAAAGGCACTCAAGAATTTAACTGAAGCAAAAATTCACCTGAATTTACCTGAATTCCATCAAGTCAGATCTCACCAAGAAAATTAATATGCAATGCTCTAGATCATTAAGACTCTCtctatatttttcaaatttcaattattAGTCAAAAATTGATTGCTATTCCTTTTCTCGATATTGATGCAAACCAACCTGAATGCAGTTGAAAATTACTTAATAAGCACCATAGCATTTGGAtaagaggaaaagtgaaaaaggaaaagaaaaggcagtAAGGAATAATTGAACAGAAAGCATTATGTATGTTTCTTCTGCGCAACTTTGACAGGAAGATTGGGATGATAGCACAGTAAGTAGTACCATATCAAAAATGAGGATTCAGAAAAGAATAGAGGCGGCAACAAGGCGAGAGAGAGCTCTTGCATATGCTTTTGCACAAcaggtacaagaaaataaactcGTGAACATGCAGTGATTAATTCAAATTTGCTATAAACAGAGGCTCTTTGCAGTTAAGAGTATGTGCAAAGAAGAAATGTACCAAATCCAATAGCTTGGATGCCAATATGAGCTGGAGCTGGCTAGAAAGATGGATGGCAACCCGCCAGCCAGAAAGTTCTTTGGTTAGTAACAATGCATGCAAGAGGACCAAGTTGCGTAGCTGCACATCACTGTCCAAAAAATTAATGGATGCAACAGCCGAAGAGGAAAGCTGTGGATCTAATGAGGTTTCTGCACACATTGATGGAATATTGGTAGCTGGTCAAAGAACACAGGATCGTATTAGGCCTGCCAAGATTAAAAGCCGTAAGGAATATCGCAAAGAAACAACTCGTTTCAAGCAGGCAGTGTGTAAAAGAGGCAAAGGTAAATCTTCTAATAAGTAATGTAATTACCAACAACTACTCTGTTATAGGAAAAAGATTACAATGACATTTTATTGACAGATAGGATCTGCTCCTAATTCTGGCCTGCATATTTATTGCTTACTACTGCTTGCTGGATAGGCAAGCAAGAAAGATTTTCTGGCAGATGATGAAAAAGAACATGAAAACAAATTCAAGCAGTCAGGGCAAAGAACTGAAATGTCAGCTTATCTTAAGTATCCTCTGATCTTGCAAGGTGCAACAACTACTGTCAACATACTTTGTGCGCTCTAGACCCCATTACCCAGTCcataaaatagaaaagaaaacaaattgtTGACAGGGATTTTCTTAGTTTACTGTGCAACTTCCAGTTTGCTGCTCTTGGAAGGCAAAATGTAAATTACAGAAGCTTGTGCAACAAAAAGAAACCATTTGCCAGTTTGTTCAAGAGTTCTATTACAACATTTAGAAGAGTACCTAAAAGAGTTCACTATAACTTCACAGGTTAGAGCTAAATATAATTTCTGCAACATAATCGCCAGAGGACACAATTCTTTTTAAAACTCCATTAGCAAAAGCAATACAAGTAAAAAAAGACAAGATGAAGAGGATggaaacaaaagcaaaaaaatatatatatagattccAGCCATTTCACAACTTTCAACAGTTTCtcctgaaaagaaaatgaaagatagaattaaagaaaaatcaacATACAAGCTTAATAAGCCCCTACTATAACCAGACTGAGATCTATTTTTAGGTTTAGAAGGAAGAAAAGTCCAGCAGTAATTCAAGACTTCAAAAGTTGCAATTGCGACTTAGGGAAACGTAGGAAACTAGTAAATGTAACCAAAGCCAGCCAAACCCATTGAAACTATACACTCTTTCACAATGTAAAATCAAAGTTAAAACTTCAGAGAAAGGAATGATATAAAGAAACAATTGAATGAGCTCCTCGATCATGCTAGACAAAGTGAtcttattaaaatatatttgagCTATGGGATCATGATAGAATCAAATGACGATAAATAGATTGCATAAGAgcaaggaaaataaaaagaCAGAAGACTTGAAGGGCTCAAAAGCTCATGGTAAACAAGAAACAGCGTGAGAATCACAATTATAAATGATGTACGAAGTCAAAGGGGGAGAGGCCAGTAACTTTAACTTTGGAACCTCCTCCAAAACATTCAGTCCCCTTCCATTCCCTGCTTCAGTAGGTTCTCTGCTGATATTGGGATATTCCAGACAAACCAAAAATAAAGCAACTCCAAAGCTCATCTGTCTAACaacttaaagaaaaaaaagagacaaaaagTATAACCAGTTTGTTTTCCTGAGAAATTTTTAGCTTTAAATTCTCttatgcacaaaaaaaaaaataagtagaTTTGTCAATGGCAAAGAATTGAAACAGAACTTAAAACGTCTAAAAATCAAACCTATGTCTTGCTTTTGTCAGAAGATGGGATTTTGTAAGCTTAGAGACTGGAGGGATGGCCTTGTCCTCATTCATCGGATCACGCTGATGAAAAACCAGGGCGAGTGAAGATAGGACAGCAGGTTGCATATATGTGTGTgggtgtgtgagagagagagagagagggagaggaatTCATGGTTAGAGAAAGGGTGTCTACAGCCAATGAGAGGAGGAAAAACACATTTGGGGGAGCAAATATGCTGTATAGCAAACAGGCAGTTCAGAAAACCATTGAAAACATAATTTTGGCCCCTAAAAAGGTGACAGATACAGTGGAtaatgaaggataaaaaggaGAGCAGAAGGCAGAGCAAACTGAAAAGAAATTTTTCCACAACTCACAAATTATTCCCCCATCTTAAAATATTGAAAGATATAATGATTCAACACCACCAAACAAGCCAATAACAAGCCTAAGTTTCTGGTTAAGATCCTAACTTGTTTATGTAGTGCCAAAACCAACTTTTCTTACCAAAAGGGGTGGGAATGTGGTTACCAACTCGTTACTTTGAACTAAACAACCTGGCACAACTGTCCAAGAAATTTGAATTTCTCAATTCTCAATAAGGTAACGCACTAGAACTGTATGTGATTAATATTGAATGTGATAGCTAGATTACTGATAAATGAGCAATAAAAGCATGAATGAAGCATTTATACCTCCTTTTGATCTCCATTAGTAAAGCTCAATTTGAGCATGCAGCTGTCTCTACTTCTTTGTTAATCACAGCTCAACCTTGTGATAGACTAAAACAAAACTCATTTGAGACATTTCTCATGGGAAAGATAGACTTAAAAGATCTAATTTTGTAGTTTTTTCTAAGAGAGCCGTGTAATTGCTAATACAGTCATCACTTCTAGAGAGCAAATCTCAGTTAAGGAACATGTCTGACCAGAAGAGATGATTGGGAAATTAATATACCAGTTAGCAAAAACTATTCCACTAAAAACTCTTCCTCCATAGTAGAATCTGCACAAGCAACATAACCTGCATCTTTCATTTGCTTAATTAGTCCCCCTAATAGAAcatatatttcatttgtttgacTGCTTGAAGAGTCCTCAACCAGGAACGGGGAAAATCCACCACCAACATCAACCCAAGCACAGCCAGGGTCCTTTCTGACACCCAAGTCTCTCATGAAAGTCCTCACCTTGGCCAGTTTGGTCCAAGACCCAGCAGCTGCATACATGTtagcaattaacacataatATCCAGAATTCTGAGGCTTCATCTCCAGTAGCTTTTCAGCTGCCCATTCTCCCATATATGTATTCCCATGGATCCGACATGCTCCAATGAGCGTCGCCCACATCGCAGATGTTGGTGCATACGGCATCTTTGTGATAATTTCCTGTGCTTTTTTAAGTAAACCTGCTCTTCCATAGAGATCAACCATGCAAGCATAGTGCTCCAAATGAGGAGCTAAACCATAGATGGTTTGCATCTTTTCAAATAGTATCTGACCTTGGACTACAAGACCTGAATGACTGCAGGCTGACAAAACAGCAACCATTGCTACATGATCTGGTTCAATATCAGACCTAATCATCTCTTCAAATAGTTCAAttgcttcttttccttctccttgAATCCCATACCCAGCTATTAGTGAAGTGTAAGTGATAACATCTTTCTTTTCCAGcagataaaaaagtgttttg
Protein-coding regions in this window:
- the LOC140016071 gene encoding protein IQ-DOMAIN 33-like isoform X1, yielding MGGAKAELVRGVFFKTRSGKARDGRGRSNAVEKKGWSSVKSYLCGDECASVLGENDSASFGQLEISSVVAEENSAQTTRLCQIHSDFTEEDTASFKSSEATVTQPIIREIPDKSDKKNISNNQELWGVKQNSAYQLFQQEDAAMTIQSAFRNYLARCSSRMKVNDGKQEIIVHTAIPSPESLSSSIKVQTGESTGTSVVDVESISLNQPMQKRARVQAAKLQEDWDDSTVSSTISKMRIQKRIEAATRRERALAYAFAQQLRVCAKKKCTKSNSLDANMSWSWLERWMATRQPESSLVSNNACKRTKLRSCTSLSKKLMDATAEEESCGSNEVSAHIDGILVAGQRTQDRIRPAKIKSRKEYRKETTRFKQAVCKRGKGKQERFSGR
- the LOC140016071 gene encoding protein IQ-DOMAIN 33-like isoform X2, with product MGGAKAELVRGVFFKTRSGKARDGRGRSNAVEKKGWSSVKSYLCGDECASVLGENDSASFGQLEISSVVAEENSAQTTRLCQIHSDFTEEDTASFKSSEATVTQPIIREIPDKSDKKNISNNQELWGVKQNSAYQLFQQEDAAMTIQSAFRNYLARCSSRMKVNDGKQEIIVHTAIPSPESLSSSIKVQTGESTGTSVVDVESISLNQPMQKRARVQAAKLQEDWDDSTVSSTISKMRIQKRIEAATRRERALAYAFAQQLRVCAKKKCTKSNSLDANMSWSWLERWMATRQPESSLVSNNACKRTKLRSCTSLSKKLMDATAEEESCGSNEVSAHIDGILVAGQRTQDRIRPAKIKSRKEYRKETTRFKQAVCKRGKDRICS